The Eriocheir sinensis breed Jianghai 21 chromosome 26, ASM2467909v1, whole genome shotgun sequence genome window below encodes:
- the LOC127003892 gene encoding uncharacterized protein LOC127003892 → MRPALPVGLKLGVTLRYLATGDDYTSLHYDFRVSVPSISRFVPKVLKAIIQVYKDEYLHCPRTPEAWKEVADGFSRRWNYHNCLGALDGKHVPIRRPPHAGSKFFNYKKFHSIILLALADSGLRFIYVDVGAEGGAGDAGTWNRCTLQQAIESGALSLPDDTCLPHDDTPLPYHIVGDDAFALQPRLMKPYSNRSQIPQQRLFSYRLSRARRVVENAFGVMQRKFKVFGVTQGILRATVRDVVTTCCILHNMVVTPAIQPAEIGHEDEDHNIVPGSWREGETLMADLAPARGNNPSRRAKAVRDYLANYYTSEVGAVPWQERLVYPRGRPQDAE, encoded by the coding sequence ATGCGTCCTGCTCTTCCCGTGGGCCTCAAGCTGGGAGTGACACTACGCTACCTCGCCACGGGAGATGACTACACAAGCCTCCACTACGACTTCAGGGTGTCTGTTCCATCGATCTCCAGATTTGTTCCCAAAGTCCTCAAGGCCATCATCCAAGTTTACAAGGACGAGTACCTGCACTGCCCTCGAACGCCTGAAGCCTGGAAGGAGGTGGCAGACGGATTCTCCCGCAGGTGGAACTACCACAACTGCCTCGGCGCCCTGGACGGCAAACACGTACCCATCAGAAGACCACCCCACGCTGGCTCCAAGTTCTTCAATTATAAGAAGTTTCACAGCATCATCCTCTTGGCTTTGGCGGACTCTGGCTTGAGGTTCATCTACGTCGACGTCGGGGCTGAGGGGGGAGCTGGCGATGCAGGCACCTGGAACCGCTGCACCCTACAGCAGGCCATCGAATCAGGAGCGCTCAGCCTGCCAGACGACACTTGCCTGCCTCACGACGACACTCCCCTGCCCTACCACATCGTTGGTGATGATGCCTTCGCCCTGCAGCCGAGGTTGATGAAGCCCTACTCCAACAGAAGCCAGATCCCCCAGCAGAGACTGTTTTCATACCGTCTTTCAAGAGCTCGCCGGGTGGTGGAGAACGCCTTCGGGGTGATGCAGCGCAAGTTCAAGGTTTTCGGAGTCACCCAAGGGATTTTGCGTGCAACAGTGAGAGATGTCGTCACCACCTGCTGCATTCTCCACAACATGGTCGTCACACCCGCCATCCAACCTGCCGAGATAGGCCACGAAGACGAGGACCACAACATTGTTCCTGGCAGCTGGAGAGAAGGCGAGACCCTGATGGCAGACCTCGCTCCAGCCAGAGGCAACAACCCCAGCAGGCGAGCAAAGGCCGTGAGGGACTACCTGGCGAACTACTACACTTCAGAAGTTGGAGCTGTGCCCTGGCAGGAACGGCTGGTCTACCCCCGAGGACGCCCCCAAGACGCCGAGTGA